The Pedobacter roseus genome contains a region encoding:
- a CDS encoding RagB/SusD family nutrient uptake outer membrane protein: protein MNYKNTYIQKIGILTICSSLLVISACKKSFLDVDPQAKQPAVTFWKTADDATAAVNSIYGNLRNWANTAFPALAIESIGSDEAEKGSSPNDSSYMNEYDQFTASSTTIQLNGFWEGQYQNINLCNQVLDNVPGISMDASLKARYLAEAKFVRAYSYFRLVRAFGDIPLRLSVPKDPSEFNIPRTPKAQVYAAIEKDLDDAAAALPQSYPAADLGRATKGAALALHAKVAMYLKKWDQVLSLTNTVMTLGYDLYPNFEQGFRLNHENNIESVFEIQCELLLNNKDASNSQYSQVQGARGNTPDTGWGFNVPTAALESAYEAGDVRRDATILYRGETTPEGDAISNTADNPMYNQKAYVPFNKIVTGFNQGADQNVRVMRFAEVLLMNAEAANEQGNTSLAQTSLNRVRARARGGVAGVVPDVTTTDKEALRQAIWKERFVELAMESDRYFDVIRQGRAATVFGPKGWKTGKNEVWPIPSQEIEKSAGTITQNPGY from the coding sequence ATGAATTACAAAAATACTTATATACAAAAGATCGGGATTCTAACCATTTGCTCCTCTCTTTTAGTAATATCTGCATGTAAAAAAAGTTTTTTAGATGTAGATCCGCAAGCAAAACAACCAGCAGTAACCTTCTGGAAAACAGCTGATGATGCAACAGCTGCAGTAAATTCTATTTATGGTAACTTAAGAAATTGGGCCAATACTGCATTTCCTGCCCTTGCAATCGAAAGTATAGGGAGCGATGAAGCCGAAAAAGGCAGTAGCCCGAACGATTCGAGTTATATGAATGAATATGATCAGTTTACAGCTTCTTCTACTACCATTCAGTTAAATGGTTTTTGGGAAGGCCAGTATCAGAATATTAATTTGTGCAACCAGGTACTGGATAACGTTCCTGGAATAAGTATGGATGCCAGTCTTAAGGCACGTTACTTGGCAGAAGCAAAATTTGTTCGTGCCTATTCTTATTTCAGATTGGTACGTGCATTTGGCGATATTCCTCTACGCTTAAGTGTACCTAAAGATCCGTCTGAATTTAACATTCCAAGAACGCCTAAAGCACAGGTATATGCGGCGATTGAAAAAGATTTAGATGACGCAGCCGCAGCATTGCCGCAATCTTATCCAGCTGCCGATTTAGGCAGGGCAACTAAAGGTGCAGCTTTAGCACTTCATGCTAAAGTGGCGATGTATCTTAAAAAATGGGATCAGGTATTATCACTTACCAATACCGTTATGACTTTAGGATATGATTTATACCCTAATTTTGAACAGGGTTTTCGTTTAAATCACGAGAACAATATTGAATCTGTTTTCGAAATCCAATGTGAACTTTTGTTGAACAACAAAGACGCATCTAACTCACAATATAGCCAGGTACAGGGTGCCAGAGGAAATACTCCTGATACAGGTTGGGGCTTTAATGTACCAACTGCAGCATTAGAATCTGCCTACGAAGCTGGCGATGTACGTCGTGATGCAACTATCCTTTACAGAGGTGAAACTACTCCAGAAGGTGATGCTATTTCTAATACAGCTGATAATCCTATGTATAATCAAAAAGCTTATGTACCATTTAATAAAATTGTTACCGGTTTTAATCAGGGAGCTGATCAAAACGTAAGGGTAATGCGTTTTGCAGAGGTTTTATTAATGAATGCTGAGGCAGCAAACGAACAGGGAAATACAAGTTTAGCACAAACTTCGTTAAACCGTGTCCGTGCACGTGCAAGAGGCGGTGTAGCAGGTGTTGTGCCTGATGTAACTACAACAGACAAAGAGGCTTTACGTCAAGCTATCTGGAAAGAAAGATTTGTTGAATTGGCTATGGAATCTGATCGTTATTTCGATGTGATCCGTCAAGGACGGGCTGCTACAGTTTTTGGTCCTAAAGGCTGGAAAACCGGTAAAAACGAGGTTTGGCCAATTCCTTCACAGGAGATTGAAAAAAGTGCAGGTACGATTACACAAAATCCCGGTTATTAA
- a CDS encoding LamG domain-containing protein produces MKTKYFLLVAAVTLGLSSCQKKFDPSSYAPALNIGGYTSAKQIAPSNLVSYFAFDGGLIDSASNTAGVNTGTTFGTGVKKQSLQGALNSYVLATPSNKVAALKSFTVSEWFNSPAPSTGIIGLFTLANTTQFWGNIEIFIENGSTAANGLLRIHLNQGGSDKEYQVNGVQNLFGKWVNLTVSYDQTTSTVKVYINGSRVAAIASTAMGPFAFTNTGKFVFGTVQFQTTPSQTTGTTKQDWASFLTGQIDEVRLFDKALTDAEVSALSILEGRGK; encoded by the coding sequence ATGAAAACAAAATATTTTTTATTGGTGGCAGCTGTAACTTTAGGGTTATCCTCTTGCCAGAAAAAATTTGATCCATCAAGCTATGCACCAGCATTAAATATCGGTGGCTACACCAGCGCAAAACAAATTGCACCAAGTAATCTTGTTTCCTACTTTGCATTTGATGGCGGCTTGATTGACAGTGCTTCTAATACTGCTGGTGTAAATACGGGTACAACTTTTGGAACAGGTGTAAAAAAACAATCGTTACAAGGCGCCTTAAATAGTTACGTATTAGCAACACCATCAAACAAAGTTGCCGCTTTAAAAAGTTTTACCGTAAGTGAATGGTTTAATAGCCCAGCGCCAAGCACTGGTATTATCGGATTGTTTACCTTAGCCAATACCACCCAGTTTTGGGGTAATATTGAAATCTTTATCGAAAATGGTAGTACTGCCGCCAATGGATTATTAAGAATACACCTTAATCAGGGTGGGTCAGATAAGGAATATCAGGTAAATGGAGTTCAAAATCTATTTGGCAAATGGGTAAACTTAACAGTTTCTTACGATCAAACAACTTCTACTGTTAAAGTTTACATCAATGGTTCAAGAGTAGCAGCCATCGCTTCTACCGCTATGGGCCCTTTTGCGTTTACCAATACAGGAAAGTTTGTTTTTGGCACAGTTCAATTCCAAACTACCCCAAGTCAGACTACCGGAACAACCAAACAGGATTGGGCTAGCTTTTTAACGGGACAGATTGATGAAGTTAGACTTTTTGATAAAGCCTTAACTGATGCAGAAGTAAGTGCACTTTCTATTTTAGAAGGCAGAGGGAAATAA
- a CDS encoding SusC/RagA family TonB-linked outer membrane protein — MFRQLYAAGPVVPVYYADGTYGDANDFSLGGGNNFNPQATIDFFNQKSLNYRINGNVYAELTIAKNFTFKTSLGGDFGQNEVRAYIPVYKATQGQQSTQSQLDVKRDETRNWIIENTLTYKNTFGSHNLTVLAGQTAQRRKSYFLNATAFDVPYSSDGDLYLTLGNADKRSVTDGGALTTYASYFGRVNYSFKDRYLLNATLRADAASQFFGGGDLWGYFPSVGAGWVISQEDFMKDQTVFNNLKLKASWGKVGNAGVPINPTTLTVTQNGGYVAILNGVAYTGKNVSTLVPSFLNWERTTGTDVGFEAAFLKNRLNIEAGFYNKRTEQAIFEIPVLTSIGTSSGNQIGNQADFQNRGFEFSATWRDTNESGLAYSISGNLGYNKNKVLSVVTGNNPIYAGGAGLSNGGLATRTIQGGAIGEFYGYEVAGIFQNATEIAASAQKGAKPGDFKYVDTDGNGIINGNDRIVLGNPNPTYSYGLSANLAYKNFDLTVDIQGLAGVDVYNANIASRFGNENFTKDFYDNRWHGEGTSTTYPSVNLGTTANSAPNSFYVEDGSYIRLRNVQLGYALPSLLVNKWKMQKLRFFLDAQNPVTLFGYKGFTPEVGGTPTNAGIDANVYPLQATYRFGVQVTF; from the coding sequence ATATTCCGTCAATTATATGCTGCAGGTCCGGTTGTTCCAGTTTATTATGCTGATGGAACCTATGGCGATGCCAATGATTTTAGTTTAGGTGGCGGTAATAATTTTAATCCACAGGCAACAATTGATTTCTTTAACCAAAAATCATTAAACTACAGGATTAATGGAAATGTATATGCAGAATTAACCATTGCAAAAAATTTCACATTTAAAACGAGTTTAGGTGGAGATTTTGGTCAAAATGAAGTAAGGGCTTATATTCCTGTTTACAAAGCTACCCAAGGTCAACAAAGTACACAAAGCCAATTGGATGTTAAACGCGATGAAACCAGAAACTGGATCATTGAAAATACATTGACTTATAAAAATACATTTGGATCGCATAATTTAACTGTTTTGGCGGGTCAAACTGCACAAAGAAGAAAATCTTACTTCCTAAATGCAACAGCATTTGATGTACCTTATTCAAGTGATGGCGATTTATATCTAACCTTAGGCAATGCAGATAAGCGCTCCGTTACAGATGGTGGTGCATTAACAACATACGCTTCTTATTTCGGCAGGGTTAATTATTCTTTTAAAGACCGTTACTTATTAAATGCAACGCTTCGTGCTGATGCGGCTTCACAGTTTTTTGGCGGAGGCGATCTTTGGGGTTATTTCCCATCAGTAGGTGCTGGATGGGTAATTTCTCAAGAAGATTTTATGAAAGATCAAACTGTATTTAACAATTTAAAGTTAAAAGCCTCGTGGGGTAAAGTGGGTAACGCAGGTGTTCCGATAAATCCAACAACTTTAACAGTTACACAAAATGGCGGATATGTAGCTATTCTTAATGGCGTAGCTTATACTGGTAAAAATGTAAGTACATTGGTTCCTTCGTTCTTAAATTGGGAGCGTACTACTGGAACAGATGTTGGTTTTGAAGCTGCATTCTTGAAAAACAGGTTAAACATCGAAGCTGGTTTTTACAATAAGAGAACCGAGCAGGCAATTTTCGAAATCCCTGTTCTAACATCAATCGGTACCAGTTCGGGTAACCAAATTGGTAACCAAGCAGATTTCCAAAACCGTGGTTTTGAATTTTCAGCAACTTGGAGAGATACAAACGAATCTGGTCTTGCTTACTCAATTAGTGGTAATCTTGGTTATAACAAAAATAAAGTTTTATCAGTTGTAACAGGTAACAACCCAATTTATGCAGGTGGTGCAGGTCTTTCAAATGGTGGCCTCGCTACGCGTACTATTCAAGGCGGAGCAATAGGAGAGTTTTATGGCTATGAAGTTGCTGGTATTTTCCAAAATGCTACTGAAATCGCCGCTTCTGCACAAAAAGGTGCTAAGCCAGGAGACTTTAAATATGTTGATACAGATGGTAACGGTATTATTAATGGTAATGACCGTATTGTTTTAGGAAATCCAAACCCAACTTATTCTTATGGCTTAAGTGCAAATTTAGCTTATAAAAACTTCGATCTTACTGTTGACATTCAGGGTTTAGCCGGTGTTGATGTTTATAACGCTAACATTGCATCTCGTTTTGGTAACGAAAACTTCACTAAAGATTTTTATGATAACAGATGGCATGGTGAAGGTACTTCAACAACCTATCCTTCTGTAAATTTGGGAACAACTGCCAATTCTGCACCTAATTCATTTTATGTCGAGGACGGCTCCTATATCCGCTTAAGAAATGTACAGTTGGGCTACGCACTTCCTTCTTTATTAGTGAACAAATGGAAGATGCAAAAACTCCGCTTTTTCCTTGATGCCCAAAATCCTGTAACGCTATTTGGCTACAAAGGTTTTACTCCTGAAGTAGGTGGCACCCCTACCAACGCCGGTATAGATGCAAACGTTTATCCACTTCAGGCCACATACAGATTTGGTGTTCAAGTTACTTTTTAA